The DNA sequence AGGTTAGGTCAATCCACTACAGTTGACATTGTGCCCTGCTTTTTAATCTTCTTTTTTCTTATTAAATCGTCTGAAAGCGATAAATCCAGGAATAATCACAACTAATGCTATGATTAGCATGAAACCAAGTTGATTGGAATCCGTCTTCTTCGATTCTGATTTTGCTGTTCCAGCATCTTTTTTATTTTTTTCATATTTTGCCAGCAGGTTTGCTTTATTATAACCAGTGTAAACCAGATCAGCATCTTTGCCTTTTTTCTCTTTAATTTTTTCTTCCATTTCCTTTTCAACGGATTTGATTTCTTTAAAGATTTTTTCAGAGCGCTCAAGGGCTTCTTTTGTCACTTCAGGTCCAGCAGCTTTAGCTTGTTCAGCTGTATACGCCTCATATTTTGCATCCCTTTCAGCTTGATCTTTAACCCACTGATCTTCCATTGTTTTCCATTTTTCTTGGATGCTAGTGCCAAAGATTTCCGGATACTTCATCACCATTTGGTCAATATGCCAAACAGACCAATACCAAGATTTACCATCATATTTATCTGTTCGTGGCTTAAAGGCTTCATAGGTATCTTCAACATTACCATAGAATGGCACATACGGTGTATTACGGCTTTGGGCAAGACCTAACCAAACAATACCCCCAAATTCACTCGGAAGCTTAGATTTAATTTGATAAATATGGGCATCAATAACATTTTCGTTACCTAGGGCATATTTGTAAACGTTTTCATCTTTTTTCTTGCCAACTTCTACCAAATCATCTGCCTTAAATTGAGGTAGGTGTTCAAAACGATTCCGTTGTTCCCCAATAACATCCTGAACAGTGTATTTTTTACTTGGATTACTTGGAGTACGAAGTAAATCATAGGTTTCATCTTTATAAGTAACTGGAGAATCTGGATCCATCCATTTGATACCAGCAAAAGTCCGAGAACGGTTACGTTCTGCATATTCATCAGGTCCATAAGATTTAGCAATATGGAATTTACCGTCTTTATCCGTCTTATAATGATCTGCTTTTTTCGCTACTTCCTCCACTCCTTTAGAGGCAATGACGTTTTCCGTATCATTAAAATCAACATTGCCAAGATAGTAAGTATTTGCGAAAACAGCATATTTGTCTTCTGGGAATTTAATAGCAACATATTGATGACCAGATAGTATCTCCATATACCACAGCTCTTTTTGGTCAGCAACCATGATGATATTGCCTTCAGCAGAGCCTTTTTGTTCGATAGCCTTAGCGACAATTTCAATTCCTTCCCGAGCTGTTTTAGCACGAGGTAAAACTAAATCAATCATCGATGCTTCAGGCAGTCCGTCTTTCACAAGCGGGTCAGCCTTCAAGACCTTGTCATTTGGTGTCGCAGAAACAGTTCCTGTCATTGATACACCAACTTCATTAAAACCATGAGCTCCAAAATTACCGTTACTACCATCTCCACGCGCTGCATCATAGGTTGCTGTATATTTCATCTCATTGGCCAAATGTGGATAAGTAAATCCATTTGACTCATCTTCGATCTTATCGCCTTCTTTATAAGTTGCAGCTGGCACAACAACATAGTTCTGATTATGTTTACCTCCATCTGGCGGATAAGGATAATCTTCCGTACGACCATAGAGAGTAGAACCATCTGCGGTTAGTCCCTTACCTACAATGAAACCGGAGCAGGCCTGTGCTACCTGAATAGGTAATAAGGACAGCAACATAACACCGAACATCAGTTTTAGTAAAATTTTCTTCATAGTCTATCTCCTTTTTGACTATAAACAGAACTAAGAATATCTTAGCACAAGCAAATTGAACCGTAATACCAACATTTCGCCTTAAGTATATCCTTTCAACACAGAAATTGCAAGCGATTACACAACGTTTACAAAAAATCTTTTTTATGTAGAATATGTATGCTGAAAGACCAAAAGCATAAGAAATATCTATAGATTATATGAAAAAAAATAAAGTTCTATAATTTCTGTAGGGGTCACTCTACTTCAGAAATTATGGAGCTTTTTTAAACACAAAAAAATGTCCTATATGACCTATCATGAAAGAAACTAAACTGACAATAAAAAGCATCTTAGGTATAGTCCCTGCCTAAGTAGCCATTTCCTTGCGCTTTCATCATTCTGAATTGTTTCTAAATTATCCAGCAGGACAGTCGGAAATCTTAATCATAAACGGTGTTATCGCCTCGCTTTTCGAATGTATAAATCCTCAACAAATTACTCTGCTATTCTGATGAATTCAGACAGCTCTATGAGCTTTATTCAGCTCCTGCTCTTTCATTTCCAGAAGAAACAAGCCAAGCATTTCTTCGAGCTCGTTGAAGAGATTCTTTCAGACAGTTTTGAAAAATAGAATCAAGATTATCAACGCTCTTACCTTGTCCTACTCCAATTTCCAACAACCTCATCAAGGTTATGCAGCTAAACGCATTTAGTTTCAAGAATTTTGAAGGCTTCCCCTCTTCTCATCGCTTTCAACATCAAAAAAGAGAGAACGAAGACGTCCTCTCTTTTTGCTAGCAGAATCACCCCCCACTACAATGACATTGAACCACTTTTGTTCAATCGCAGCTTTTCGCTATCAAAACCACATTGACGCAATGATTGATTGCTAGTTAGGTGGAAAATAAACTCTTGTGCAATTTACAAGTTCTTCTCATTCCCACTTTCTTCTAACTATTTTCCAGCTAAGCGATAAATCGTTTCAGCATAGATGTCCATGGCTTTATACAGATCGTCAATCACAGTTCGTTCATTCGCTTGATGTTCTGTTTGCAAAGCACCAGGGAAAAGTGCACCAAAAGCTACACAATTTGGCATAGTACGAGCAAATGTAGCACCGCCAGAAGACACAGCAGGGCTATCATCATTGGTTTTTTCTTTATAGACAGCCATTAAGGTGCTGACCAATTCACTATCAAGTGGCACATATAACGGTGCAAGATAGTCAAATTCTTCATAACGTAATTGATATTTTTCAGCAAGTTGGCTTAATTCCTGTACTAATTTATCTTTGTCTGCAAGAACTGGAATCCGCATGTCAATCCGAATTTCAGACTTGTCCTGATCTAGGCTTAATCCAGAAACATTGAATGACAAAGTTCCTGAAGGCTCATCTGAAATTTCACCAAACAAGCGGCTGCCTGTAGCATCTTCCCTAACTGCTTCAGCGATAAATTGAATGGCAGAGTGTTGAATAAGCGGATTTAGTCCTGTTGCCAAACGTACAATAGCATTCACGCCCTCAGCTGCATCTTTTGAATGCTTAGGGACACCAATGACTGTTACTGTATCTGCAGTTCGTTCGTATTCAAAAACCTGTTTTTTCAATTCAACTTCTAATGAATCTGCTAAATTTCCCGTATAGCTTGCTTTTGCAGGTACAACATTAAAGGCTTCTCCTGCTTCAATAGCAAGTTCTTGCGAACCTGAACCATGTAACTTAATCTGCAGTAAACCTTTTTCAGCATAAGTCAGCGGGAAAGAAGAATCCGGTGCAAAACCAAGCGTCGCTGTTTCCTCCAGCTCATTGTAACGAGCCATACAGCGCCACAGAGTTTCTTCGTCTGTACCATAGATGAAACGAATCCGCTTGTTAAATGTCACACCTGCATCCATCAATGCTTTAACAGCATAAAGTGCAGCTAGGGACGGACCTTTATCATCTTGCACCCCACGTCCATGTATCCAACCATATTTTATAGTTGCTTCAAATGGAGGAGTTTCCCAATCGGACAAATCTCCCGCTGGAACAACGTCTAAATGGCAGAGAACGGCCAGGAGTTCTTCTCCCTGACCGATTTCTGCATATCCATAATAGCCTTTAGGATCAATGTAAGTTTTAAAACCTAAACTCCTAGTGATCTCTAGCATTTTTTCTAAGACGTTTTGAATAGATTGTCCGAAAGGTGTTCCATTTTCCCCTTCATTAAGAACTGACGGGTAGGAAACGATCGTTTTCAGCGATTCTAAATAATCAGACTTAATTTTTTCGGTTAAAAATTGTTTCATAGAGAACACCTCATTAATCTCTTATTATAAGAAAGTTCCTAAAATTAGAAGTAGAATACTTACTACAAATATTACAGCAACTAATTTTCCAACAAACTTCCACCAAGTACCTAAATCAATACGTCCAAGAGCAAGTGCCCCCATAACGATACCAGATGTTGGAGTAACAAGGTTCAAAAGCCCTGAAGCAGATTGGTAAGCAGTGATAATCAAGCTTGCTGGAACGTTGACGAATTTTCCAAGAGGTGCCATGATACCCATTGTTGCACTGGCAAGACCAGATGTTGATGGGATAAGGAATGACATTGGCAGATAGAAAATGTAAGTCAATACGATAAATACTTGAGATGATAGACCTTTCAGTCCTACTTCACCCCAGTGAAGGATTGTAGCTGTAATCATACCGTCGTTCATGATAACTTGAATACCACGAGCAACAGCTACGATAAGCGCAACACTTAGAAGATCAGCCGCACCATTGATAAAGACAGTGATAAAGCGGCTTTCTTTCATGCGGTAAACAAAACCAATGATGATACCCATTACCATAAAGAGCATTGCCCCTTCTGGGAAGTACCAGGTACCCAAAGCAGATGTTGAACTACCAACAATCTTACCAATGAACGGAAGTCCAACCAACCATTTATTGAAACTTTCAAAAATAGTTACCTTCAAGTCTGTCCATGGAATGAAACTCATAATCATGAGAACAAAGGTCAAGACAAAGAGTACCAACACTTGTTTTTGTTTCTTGCTAAGAGTGGATTCTACATTAGCAACTGCATCTACATTAAAGTGCTTCAAATCTTCTTCACGATGACTGTAAACCAAAGATTTTGTAGGATCTTTTTGAATCTTATCTGCATAACGATATACGAAATAAGTACCCAAAGCTGTCATCACAACAAAGAAGATTAACCGAAGAACGATACCGTCACCAGTACCTACACCTGCTGTCGCAGAAGCTATACCTGTAGCAAATGGATTCAGAGTAGAAGCCAAACATCCAATTTGAGAACCAAGAAGGATAATAGCCACCGCAATCAAACTATCAAATCCTACTGCCATCATAACTGGCACAAGAAGTGGATAGAAAGCCATGGTTTCTTCACCCATACCATAAGTTGATCCACCAAGAGCAAACAAAGGCATCAAGACTAAAATCAACATCTTTTCACGACCCTTGTACTTCTTGACGATAGAAGCAATCCCTACATCAAGGGCACCTGTTTCATTCACTACTCCAAGGAAACCACCAACCATCAAGATAAAGAAGGCGACATCAATCGCTGCTGAAGTTGGTTCTTTCCCAAGCATAGCACGAATCGGAGCCATTAAGACATCCCAAATCCCTTGCGGATTTTGAGCAACAGTCTTATAGGTTCCTGTAATTAGATTACCAGACTTATCAGCATCATATTGACCAGCTGGAATAATCCAGGTCAATACTGCCATAATGGCAATGATAATCATCAAAACGGTATAAGATGACGGCATCTTAAACCCTTTTTTTGCTTTTTCACTCATTTGTTTTCCTCCTAAATGTAACAAATTGTAAAAATTTAACCGAATCCCATTTTCAGAAAGCGCTTCCTTTGACTATATTTTAACATATTCAAATGAAGAATACTAGTCATTTTCAAAAAAATTATCATTTTACAACAGTAAAATAGACCTAAAGAAAGCAAATCTAAAAATAGGAAACACCGACATTGTTTTAAAAAGTTTTATTACAGTCTTAAACTTATAAATGATAACACTCTGTTATCCTTTTTCAATAATCGTTCCGCTTTCAGACTCAATTAAAGCACCTAAGTTTTCAAGAGAAGTAATGACAGCTTCGCCTTCTGGTCGATCATTTACAAAGGCAATAGCTGCTTGCACTTTAGGTAACATACTTCCTGGTGCAAACTGTTCTTGCTTGATGTATTCTTCAAGCTGAGCTACATTAACACGCTCTAACTTAGCTTGATCTGGTTTATTGTAGTTCACATAAACATAGTCAACACCTGTCAAGACAATGAAAAGATCTGCTTCGACCAATTCAGCCAGACATTGTGAAGCAAAGTCTTTGTCAATTACTGCTTCTACGCCGGCAAGATGACCATTGTCTTCCTTGATCACAGGAATGCCGCCACCACCAGCAGCCACAACGACATGTCCTGCATTGATGAGTGTACGAATAGTTTCAATTTCTTTGATTCCAACCGGTTTTGGTGAAGCAACTACTTTTCTCCAGCCACGTCCAGCATCTTCTTTGAAAGTAGCTCCGCTCTTTTCAGCTTCTGCTTTTGCTTCTTCTTCTGTGTAGAATGGTCCGATTGGTTTGCTCAAATTTGTGAAAGCTGGGTCGTTTTTGTCAACCACGACTTGTGTCACAACAGAAGCAACTTCTTTTTCAATTCCTTCTTCATGAAGTGCATTTTGTAGAGCATTTTGCAACCAATAGCCGATACTTCCTTCTGTCATTGCAACGAGCGAATCAAGCGGGAATGCTGGATTTTTTTCAGAATCTGCTGCTAAATGTTGCAATAAAAGATTTCCAACTTGCGGTCCATTTCCATGAGTGATAATCAAGTCATCACCATTTTTAATCAATTTTACAAGATGACTTGCTGTTTCTGCTAATGCTTCTTGTTGTGCTTTAGCTGATGGATCAGATGAAAGGATGGCATTTCCTCCCAAAGCCACAACGATTTTCCGATTTGCCATAAATAATTAGCCTCCTTAGAGTTTTCTCATTATAGTGTTTCAATTTCATTTTAGTAGTCCAAGATAGAATCCAGCTGCAACAAACGTAGGAACGAGGTTAGAATAATAATGTCTCAAACTACATTTCTTTAAGGGTGATTGCATCGGCAATCATAGTTGTTTGTCTTATCGCCTTTTTTCCCTATTTAAATCATACTAAAATTGAAACGAGCACTATCAAAAATGAGGACTGGACTAAAGCTATTAGTCGCAGCCCTCATAGCTGTTGGTAAACGGTTTTAGTTTTAAATTATACTTTTGGAATATAAAGGTTTCCAAGAGTTGCTGCCATAACTGCTTTAATAGTATGCATACGGTTTTCAGCTTGGTCAAATTGGCGAGCGTATTTGCTGCGGAATACTTCGTCAGTTACTTCCATTTCTTCAACGCCGAATTTTTCAGCAACATCTTTACCATAGACAGTATTTGTATCATGGAAAGCTGGTAAGCAGTGTAAGAAAATTAAATCTTCATTATCCGCTTTCTTGATCAAGTCCATATTTACTTGATAAGGTTTCAACAGTGCGACACGTTCTGCAAATTTGTCTTCTTCACCCATAGAGACCCAAACGTCTGTGTAAAGGACATCCGCACCTTTAACAGCTTCATCTGCATTGTCAGTAATTAAGACATGTGCGCCACTTTCTTTCGCATATCCTTCTGCCAATTTCACAATATCTTCAGCTGGGAAGAGTTCTTTTGGAGAGAAGATGTGCACATTCACACCGAGG is a window from the Streptococcus anginosus subsp. whileyi MAS624 genome containing:
- the arcC gene encoding carbamate kinase, which codes for MANRKIVVALGGNAILSSDPSAKAQQEALAETASHLVKLIKNGDDLIITHGNGPQVGNLLLQHLAADSEKNPAFPLDSLVAMTEGSIGYWLQNALQNALHEEGIEKEVASVVTQVVVDKNDPAFTNLSKPIGPFYTEEEAKAEAEKSGATFKEDAGRGWRKVVASPKPVGIKEIETIRTLINAGHVVVAAGGGGIPVIKEDNGHLAGVEAVIDKDFASQCLAELVEADLFIVLTGVDYVYVNYNKPDQAKLERVNVAQLEEYIKQEQFAPGSMLPKVQAAIAFVNDRPEGEAVITSLENLGALIESESGTIIEKG
- a CDS encoding dipeptidase, with protein sequence MKQFLTEKIKSDYLESLKTIVSYPSVLNEGENGTPFGQSIQNVLEKMLEITRSLGFKTYIDPKGYYGYAEIGQGEELLAVLCHLDVVPAGDLSDWETPPFEATIKYGWIHGRGVQDDKGPSLAALYAVKALMDAGVTFNKRIRFIYGTDEETLWRCMARYNELEETATLGFAPDSSFPLTYAEKGLLQIKLHGSGSQELAIEAGEAFNVVPAKASYTGNLADSLEVELKKQVFEYERTADTVTVIGVPKHSKDAAEGVNAIVRLATGLNPLIQHSAIQFIAEAVREDATGSRLFGEISDEPSGTLSFNVSGLSLDQDKSEIRIDMRIPVLADKDKLVQELSQLAEKYQLRYEEFDYLAPLYVPLDSELVSTLMAVYKEKTNDDSPAVSSGGATFARTMPNCVAFGALFPGALQTEHQANERTVIDDLYKAMDIYAETIYRLAGK
- a CDS encoding YfcC family protein, which produces MSEKAKKGFKMPSSYTVLMIIIAIMAVLTWIIPAGQYDADKSGNLITGTYKTVAQNPQGIWDVLMAPIRAMLGKEPTSAAIDVAFFILMVGGFLGVVNETGALDVGIASIVKKYKGREKMLILVLMPLFALGGSTYGMGEETMAFYPLLVPVMMAVGFDSLIAVAIILLGSQIGCLASTLNPFATGIASATAGVGTGDGIVLRLIFFVVMTALGTYFVYRYADKIQKDPTKSLVYSHREEDLKHFNVDAVANVESTLSKKQKQVLVLFVLTFVLMIMSFIPWTDLKVTIFESFNKWLVGLPFIGKIVGSSTSALGTWYFPEGAMLFMVMGIIIGFVYRMKESRFITVFINGAADLLSVALIVAVARGIQVIMNDGMITATILHWGEVGLKGLSSQVFIVLTYIFYLPMSFLIPSTSGLASATMGIMAPLGKFVNVPASLIITAYQSASGLLNLVTPTSGIVMGALALGRIDLGTWWKFVGKLVAVIFVVSILLLILGTFL
- a CDS encoding C69 family dipeptidase — its product is MKKILLKLMFGVMLLSLLPIQVAQACSGFIVGKGLTADGSTLYGRTEDYPYPPDGGKHNQNYVVVPAATYKEGDKIEDESNGFTYPHLANEMKYTATYDAARGDGSNGNFGAHGFNEVGVSMTGTVSATPNDKVLKADPLVKDGLPEASMIDLVLPRAKTAREGIEIVAKAIEQKGSAEGNIIMVADQKELWYMEILSGHQYVAIKFPEDKYAVFANTYYLGNVDFNDTENVIASKGVEEVAKKADHYKTDKDGKFHIAKSYGPDEYAERNRSRTFAGIKWMDPDSPVTYKDETYDLLRTPSNPSKKYTVQDVIGEQRNRFEHLPQFKADDLVEVGKKKDENVYKYALGNENVIDAHIYQIKSKLPSEFGGIVWLGLAQSRNTPYVPFYGNVEDTYEAFKPRTDKYDGKSWYWSVWHIDQMVMKYPEIFGTSIQEKWKTMEDQWVKDQAERDAKYEAYTAEQAKAAGPEVTKEALERSEKIFKEIKSVEKEMEEKIKEKKGKDADLVYTGYNKANLLAKYEKNKKDAGTAKSESKKTDSNQLGFMLIIALVVIIPGFIAFRRFNKKKED